In a single window of the Luteibacter rhizovicinus DSM 16549 genome:
- a CDS encoding family 1 encapsulin nanocompartment shell protein — MNNLFRELAPISGSAWEQIEDEATRTLKEYMAARRIVDVVGPRGYDYAGVGTGHARTIDTPSDGIQARQRQVAAMVELRVPFVLSRQDLDDVARGSNDPDLQPLKDAARQLAFAEDRAVFDGYAAAGIAGIRNTSSNASIALPADLTAYPVAVAQALNALRLAGVNGPYRLAIGAKAYADLNGATDEGYPVFRELHAMLDGGIVWAPAIEGGVLTTTRGGDFELHLGQDVSIGYDSHDANEVRLYLQETFTFLSLTTEASVSLTG, encoded by the coding sequence ATGAATAATCTTTTTCGCGAACTCGCGCCCATCAGCGGCAGCGCCTGGGAGCAGATCGAAGACGAAGCGACACGTACGCTGAAGGAATACATGGCGGCACGGCGCATCGTCGATGTCGTCGGCCCCAGGGGTTACGACTATGCCGGTGTCGGCACCGGTCACGCGCGCACGATCGACACACCCAGCGATGGCATCCAGGCGCGGCAGCGTCAGGTCGCCGCGATGGTCGAACTGCGCGTTCCGTTCGTGTTGTCGCGGCAGGATCTGGACGATGTCGCACGCGGCTCCAACGATCCGGACCTGCAGCCGCTGAAGGATGCCGCGCGGCAACTGGCCTTCGCTGAAGATCGCGCGGTCTTCGACGGCTATGCCGCCGCCGGCATCGCCGGTATTCGCAACACCTCCAGCAACGCGTCGATCGCCCTGCCGGCCGACCTGACGGCTTATCCGGTGGCGGTCGCCCAGGCCCTGAACGCACTGCGCCTCGCCGGTGTGAACGGCCCCTACCGGCTGGCGATCGGCGCCAAGGCGTACGCCGACCTCAACGGGGCAACCGATGAGGGTTACCCCGTGTTTCGCGAGCTGCATGCGATGCTCGATGGCGGCATCGTCTGGGCGCCCGCGATCGAAGGCGGCGTGCTCACCACGACGCGCGGTGGCGACTTCGAACTGCACCTCGGCCAGGATGTCTCCATTGGCTACGACTCGCACGACGCGAACGAAGTCCGCCTGTACCTGCAGGAGACCTTTACCTTCCTGTCGCTGACGACGGAAGCGTCCGTAAGCCTCACCGGCTAG
- a CDS encoding type 1 glutamine amidotransferase domain-containing protein has product MKILMVLTSHDTLGNTGRKTGFWLEEFAAPYYVFTDAGVSVTVASPKGGQPPIDPKSDEPDNQTPAQTRFKADPAALKVLANTVKLDSVSEKDFDTIFYSGGHGPMWDLAEDPVSIALIESFYNADKPVATVCHAPGVLHHVKYKGESIVKGKRVTGFTNDEEEAVGLTKVVPFLVEDELQRLGGKFEKVANWQPFTITDGHLITGQNPASSTVTAKALLALMATLQKA; this is encoded by the coding sequence ATGAAGATTCTGATGGTGCTCACGTCGCACGACACGCTGGGGAACACGGGACGCAAGACCGGCTTCTGGCTCGAGGAATTCGCTGCGCCTTATTACGTGTTCACGGATGCCGGCGTGTCGGTCACGGTGGCATCGCCCAAGGGCGGCCAGCCGCCCATCGATCCGAAGAGTGACGAACCGGACAACCAGACCCCTGCGCAGACGCGTTTCAAGGCCGATCCCGCCGCGCTCAAGGTGCTCGCCAACACGGTGAAGCTGGACAGCGTCTCCGAGAAGGACTTCGATACCATCTTCTATTCGGGCGGCCACGGGCCGATGTGGGATCTCGCCGAGGATCCGGTCTCCATCGCGCTCATCGAATCCTTCTACAACGCGGACAAGCCGGTCGCCACGGTCTGCCACGCACCGGGTGTGTTGCACCACGTGAAGTACAAAGGCGAATCCATCGTCAAGGGAAAGCGCGTAACCGGCTTTACCAATGACGAGGAAGAAGCGGTGGGCCTGACCAAGGTCGTACCCTTTCTGGTCGAGGACGAGTTGCAGCGACTGGGTGGGAAGTTCGAGAAAGTCGCCAACTGGCAGCCCTTCACGATCACCGACGGCCACCTGATCACCGGGCAGAACCCGGCATCGTCGACCGTGACCGCCAAGGCGCTGCTCGCCTTGATGGCCACGTTGCAAAAGGCCTAG
- a CDS encoding Dyp-type peroxidase encodes MATVVAQPVVATLTRSAIFLVLKIHPGDSAEDAVRSLCGDLAGLLRAVGFRDLDGRLSCVLGFGSEAWDRLFAGPRPAELHTFREINGVHRAVSTPGDILLHIRAMREDLCFEFATQVMSRLGDAVTALDEVHGFKYFDDRDLIGFVDGTENPQDADAIEAAVIGDEDSAFIGGSYVIVQKYLHDLKRWNAVPVEAQERIIGREKQTNIELDDAVKPSYAHNVLTSIVEDGVELDIVRDNMPFGEVGKGEFGTYFIGYARSPARTEQMLTNMFVGKPPGNYDRLLDFSTAVTGSLFFVPSATFLDGIPDAPAEQAASRSDANEQDSTPRASDGSLGIGSLKTENTHE; translated from the coding sequence GTGGCTACCGTCGTTGCGCAACCCGTCGTCGCCACGCTTACGCGCTCGGCCATCTTCCTCGTCCTCAAGATCCATCCGGGCGATAGCGCCGAAGACGCGGTCCGCTCGCTCTGCGGCGACCTGGCCGGACTGCTTCGCGCGGTCGGGTTTCGCGACCTCGATGGCCGGCTGAGCTGCGTCCTGGGCTTTGGCTCGGAAGCCTGGGACCGCCTGTTTGCCGGTCCACGGCCTGCGGAGCTGCATACCTTCCGGGAAATCAACGGCGTGCATCGCGCGGTCTCGACGCCCGGCGACATCCTCCTGCACATTCGCGCCATGCGCGAGGATCTCTGCTTCGAGTTCGCCACACAGGTCATGTCGCGTCTCGGCGATGCGGTCACGGCGCTCGATGAGGTGCACGGGTTCAAGTATTTCGACGACCGCGACCTGATCGGCTTTGTCGACGGCACGGAGAATCCACAGGATGCCGATGCCATCGAGGCGGCCGTCATCGGTGACGAAGATAGCGCCTTCATCGGCGGAAGCTACGTGATCGTGCAGAAGTACCTGCATGACCTCAAACGCTGGAATGCCGTGCCCGTCGAAGCGCAGGAGCGCATCATCGGCCGGGAGAAACAGACGAACATCGAGCTGGACGATGCGGTCAAGCCGTCCTACGCACACAACGTGCTCACGTCCATCGTCGAGGACGGCGTCGAACTCGACATCGTGCGCGACAACATGCCGTTCGGCGAGGTGGGCAAGGGCGAGTTCGGCACGTATTTCATCGGCTATGCGCGCTCGCCAGCACGGACGGAACAGATGCTCACGAATATGTTCGTCGGCAAGCCGCCCGGCAACTACGATCGCCTGCTCGACTTCAGCACGGCGGTCACCGGCAGCCTGTTCTTCGTGCCCTCGGCGACCTTCCTCGACGGCATCCCGGATGCCCCGGCCGAACAGGCGGCAAGCCGCAGCGATGCGAACGAACAAGACAGCACACCTCGCGCATCCGATGGTTCACTCGGTATCGGTTCGCTAAAGACGGAGAACACCCATGAATAA
- a CDS encoding DUF1003 domain-containing protein translates to MAWVVLNSLLLGRSAVDPYPYIFLNLMLSMLAAFQAPVIMMSQNRQSSKDREMAAYDYEVNLKAEVEILALHEKLDALRNEQVMQLLAQQQAQIDLLTRLVKEGGK, encoded by the coding sequence GTGGCCTGGGTGGTCTTGAACAGCCTGCTGCTTGGCCGCTCCGCCGTCGACCCCTACCCCTACATCTTCCTTAACCTGATGCTGTCCATGCTGGCCGCCTTCCAGGCCCCCGTGATCATGATGAGCCAGAACCGCCAGTCCTCGAAGGACCGCGAGATGGCCGCATACGATTACGAAGTGAACCTCAAGGCCGAGGTAGAGATCCTGGCCCTGCACGAAAAGCTCGATGCGTTGCGCAACGAGCAGGTCATGCAGCTGCTGGCCCAGCAGCAGGCCCAGATCGACCTGCTTACGCGCTTGGTCAAGGAAGGCGGTAAGTAA